One Huiozyma naganishii CBS 8797 chromosome 4, complete genome genomic region harbors:
- the SUI3 gene encoding translation initiation factor eIF2 subunit beta (similar to Saccharomyces cerevisiae SUI3 (YPL237W); ancestral locus Anc_6.264): protein MSSDLAAELGFDPTLKKKKKSKKLAPENLDGVAAPASADSAEGDDLFSGLKKKKKSKSKDVSKESAGDGELDDVSEALGELTLKKKKKKSKDSTLDDFEKELARAGINEESSKDSTPTGEIGNDEVGLPYADLLSRFFSILRTNNPELAGDRSGPKFRIPPPVCLRDGKKTIFSNIQDISEKLNRSPEHLIQYLFAELGTSGSVDGQKRLVIKGKFLSKQMENVLRRYILEYVTCKTCKSINTELKKEQSNRLFFMVCKSCGSTRSVSSIKTGFQATVGKRRRM from the coding sequence ATGTCCTCTGATCTTGCTGCTGAACTTGGGTTTGACCCcacgttgaagaagaagaagaagtccaagaaactggcGCCAGAAAACTTGGATGGTGTTGCCGCTCCAGCTAGTGCTGATTCAGCTGAAGGCGACGACCTTTTCTCTGgtctgaagaagaagaagaagtcaAAGAGCAAAGATGTGTCCAAGGAGAGCGCTGGGGATGGTGAACTAGACGATGTCTCTGAGGCTCTCGGCGAACTgacgttgaagaagaaaaagaagaagagcaaagaCAGTACATTggatgattttgaaaaggaattGGCCAGAGCAGGTATCAACGAGGAAAGCTCGAAGGATTCCACTCCAACGGGTGAAATTGGGAACGATGAAGTTGGCTTGCCATACGCTGACCTGTTGTCCAGATTTTTCTCGATATTGAGAACGAATAACCCTGAGCTAGCAGGTGACCGCAGTGGTCCCAAATTCAGAATCCCTCCACCTGTGTGTCTACGTGATGGTAAGAAAACCATTTTTTCTAATATTCAAGACATATCTGAAAAGCTAAACAGATCCCCAGAACATTTGATTCAATATCTGTTTGCGGAATTGGGTACGTCTGGTTCTGTTGACGGTCAGAAAAGATTGGTCATCAAGGGTAAGTTCTTATCCAAACAGATGGAAAACGTTTTGAGAAGATACATTTTGGAATACGTGACCTGTAAGACGTGTAAGAGTATCAACACcgagttgaagaaggaacaaTCCAACAGATTGTTTTTCATGGTCTGTAAGAGCTGTGGTTCGACCAGATCTGTCTCTTCCATTAAGACGGGGTTCCAAGCCACCGTtgggaaaagaaggagaatgTAA
- the ENV7 gene encoding putative serine/threonine protein kinase ENV7 (similar to Saccharomyces cerevisiae YPL236C; ancestral locus Anc_6.262), whose product MESLIKSVWTNCCCCCWSFGNYADSLITINARKYQIVRLLSESELSLTYQVKSLTSGSIFGGMRRQSSMSTSNLNDIDGYDEPTDMVVRQIMCPFGDIESVSNALKEIDNYRYFKSPYIMQCLDSQVIQRRDGSKTVLILLPYLPLGSLRDAIDRNLLDGIRMSESEVIRVMIGTCRGLLYLHDPTSRGNLGSSMGPQNGMDAVSMTLSDDAAMLLDGTPFEMDMLSSHSMKMDSYAHMNIKPSNILFSSDGLPVITELGSLQKLDLKIENVKMLKSIKEWTEEHCTVYYMPPELLNLKVGTVLDCSVDIWSLGCTLYTLLFGISPFKREEQVNEVPLKYGISKARYSFPEGHVYSKKLVSVIETCLQVNPTMRPTVNELLGQLQDI is encoded by the coding sequence ATGGAGTCTCTCATTAAAAGCGTGTGGACaaattgttgttgctgctgttggtcGTTCGGGAACTATGCTGATTCTTTGATCACCATTAATGCAAGGAAATATCAGATTGTGAGGCTACTCAGCGAAAGCGAGTTGTCACTCACATACCAGGTCAAGTCCTTGACCAGCGGAtcaatttttggtgggATGAGAAGGCAATCGAGTATGTCTACGAGTAATCTCAACGACATCGACGGGTATGACGAACCGACGGATATGGTGGTAAGGCAGATAATGTGTCCCTTTGGTGACATTGAGAGTGTTTCGAACGCACTCAAAGAAATCGACAATTACAGGTACTTTAAATCCCCTTATATCATGCAGTGCCTTGATTCGCAGGTCATTCAAAGGAGGGACGGTTCCAAGACAGTGCTAATACTGCTTCCCTATCTACCACTGGGGTCCCTGCGCGATGCCATTGACAGAAATCTACTGGATGGCATTAGAATGTCCGAAAGTGAAGTGATAAGGGTTATGATTGGTACGTGTCGTGGTTTGCTCTATCTGCATGACCCAACTTCAAGGGGGAACCTCGGGTCGAGTATGGGCCCTCAAAACGGTATGGACGCCGTCTCGATGACGCTGAGTGACGATGCAGCAATGCTGTTGGATGGCACGCCTTTCGAGATGGATATGCTTTCCTCGCACAGCATGAAGATGGACTCGTATGCACACATGAATATCAAGCCGTCAAATATCTTGTTTTCTTCAGATGGACTGCCTGTAATCACGGAGCTGGGATCCCTGCAGAAGCTAGACCTTAAAATTGAAAACGTGAAGATGTTAAAGTCCATTAAGGAGTGGACGGAGGAACATTGCACCGTGTATTACATGCCGCCTGAGTTGCTTAATTTGAAGgttggaacagttttggATTGCTCGGTTGATATTTGGTCTCTTGGTTGTACACTATACACATTGCTATTTGGTATATCACCATTTAAGAGAGAGGAGCAGGTCAATGAAGTACCGTTAAAGTACGGGATATCAAAGGCTCGATATTCTTTCCCCGAAGGCCATGTATACTCGAAAAAACTGGTATCTGTAATCGAGACATGTTTGCAAGTGAACCCCACTATGAGGCCTACGGTCAACGAACTTCTGGGTCAATTGCAAGACATATGA
- the RVB2 gene encoding RuvB family ATP-dependent DNA helicase reptin (similar to Saccharomyces cerevisiae RVB2 (YPL235W); ancestral locus Anc_6.261) has protein sequence MSIQISDSSETSDSLKSLSLIASHSHITGLGLDDNLQPRPSSEGMVGQLHARRAAGIILKMVQNGTIAGRAVLVAGPPSSGKTALAMGLSQSLGKDVPFTAIAGSEIFSLEISKTEALTQAFRKSIGIKIKEETELIEGEVVEIQIDRSITGGHKQGKLTIKTTDMETIYELGNKMIDGLTKEKVLAGDVISIDKASGKISKLGRSFARSRDYDAMGADTRFVQCPEGELQKRKTVVHTVSLHEIDVINSRTQGFLALFTGDTGEIRSEVRDQINTKVAEWKEEGKAEIVPGVLFVDEVHMLDIECFSFINRALEDEFAPIVMMATNRGISKTRGTNYKSPHGLPLDLLDRSIIITTSNYDEPEIKTILSIRAQEEEVELSSDALDLLTKSGKETSLRYSSNLISVSQQIALKRKSTVVEVADVKRAYLLFLDCARSVKYVQDNQTQYIDDEGKVDISASAGAPVSAPVAVVPDANGVDAMDTTD, from the coding sequence ATGTCGATTCAAATTAGTGATTCGTCGGAAACGTCCGACTCATTGAAGTCCCTGTCGCTGATAGCGTCGCATTCGCATATTACCGGGCTCGGGCTGGATGACAATTTGCAACCGAGACCCTCCTCGGAGGGGATGGTTGGCCAACTGCACGCTCGTCGGGCTGCTGGGATAATACTGAAGATGGTACAGAACGGGACTATTGCCGGGAGGGCTGTCCTCGTTGCTGGTCCACCTTCCTCGGGGAAGACTGCGCTGGCGATGGGTCTGTCGCAGTCACTGGGCAAAGACGTGCCCTTTACTGCGATTGCTGGTTCCGAGATCTTTTCGCTGGAGATTAGCAAGACAGAGGCTCTGACGCAAGCGTTTAGAAAGTCGATCGGTATCAAGATCAAGGAGGAGACCGAGTTGATAGAAGGTGAGGTTGTCGAGATACAGATTGACAGGTCCATCACGGGGGGCCACAAGCAGGGGAAACTGACCATAAAGACCACAGACATGGAAACCATCTACGAGTTGGGTAACAAGATGATCGACGGGCTGACCAAGGAGAAAGTACTTGCCGGGGACGTGATCTCGATAGACAAGGCGAGCGGGAAGATTTCCAAACTGGGCAGGTCGTTTGCCAGATCGAGAGATTACGACGCGATGGGTGCAGACACAAGGTTCGTTCAGTGCCCTGAGGGTGAATtgcagaagaggaagactGTTGTACACACTGTCTCGCTGCATGAGATTGACGTGATTAACTCTAGAACTCAAGGGTTTTTGGCGTTATTCACCGGTGACACTGGTGAAATCCGGTCCGAGGTGAGAGATCAGATCAACACTAAAGTTGCTGAATGGAAAGAGGAGGGGAAAGCGGAGATTGTGCCCGGTGTCTTGTTCGTTGACGAGGTGCACATGCTAGACATTGAGTGTTTCTCCTTCATAAACAGGGCACTTGAGGATGAGTTTGCGCCCATCGTCATGATGGCCACGAACAGAGGTATCTCTAAGACGAGGGGTACCAATTACAAGTCCCCTCATGGGTTACCACTCGATCTCTTGGACAGGTCGATCATCATTACGACGAGCAACTACGACGAACCAGAGATCAAGACCATCTTGTCCATAAGAGCacaggaggaggaagtCGAGTTATCATCTGATGCGTTGGACCTGTTGACGAAGAGCGGGAAGGAGACGAGTCTCCGCTACAGCAGCAACCTGATCTCTGTGTCACAGCAGATTgcattgaagaggaaaagcACTGTGGTCGAGGTGGCCGATGTCAAGAGGGCATActtgttgtttttggacTGCGCCCGGTCTGTCAAGTACGTTCAAGACAACCAAACGCAGTacatcgacgacgagggTAAAGTGGACATCTCTGCCTCCGCGGGTGCTCCAGTTTCCGCACCAGTCGCCGTCGTGCCAGATGCAAACGGTGTTGATGCAATGGACACCACGGACTAG
- the VMA11 gene encoding H(+)-transporting V0 sector ATPase subunit c' (similar to Saccharomyces cerevisiae TFP3 (YPL234C); ancestral locus Anc_6.260) gives MSSDVVTNPYAPFYAPFFGFAGCALAMVLSCLGAGIGTAKSGIGISGIGTFKPELIMKSLIPVVMSGILAIYGLVVAVLIAGNINPADEYTLFNGFMHLSCGLCVGFACLSSGYAIGIVGDVGVRKYMHQPRLFVGIVLILIFSEVLGLYGMIVALILNTRGSE, from the coding sequence ATGTCCTCAGATGTCGTAACGAACCCGTACGCGCCCTTCTACGCGCCCTTCTTTGGGTTTGCAGGGTGCGCCCTAGCAATGGTCCTGTCCTGTCTAGGTGCAGGCATAGGAACAGCCAAGTCCGGGATCGGTATCTCCGGTATCGGTACTTTCAAACCAGAATTGATCATGAAGTCCCTCATCCCGGTAGTCATGAGCGGGATCCTCGCCATCTACGGGCTTGTCGTTGCCGTTTTGATCGCTGGGAATATTAACCCTGCGGACGAGTACACACTGTTCAACGGGTTCATGCACCTCAGTTGCGGGCTCTGCGTTGGGTTCGCTTGTCTCAGCAGCGGCTACGCCATCGGGATCGTCGGAGACGTAGGGGTGAGGAAGTACATGCACCAACCTCGTCTCTTCGTCGGTATCGTGCTGATTCTCATCTTTTCAGAAGTTCTAGGTCTGTACGGTATGATTGTAGCACTGATACTCAACACGAGAGGGTCAGAGTGA
- the NSL1 gene encoding MIND complex subunit NSL1 (similar to Saccharomyces cerevisiae NSL1 (YPL233W); ancestral locus Anc_6.259), translating into MEKLYVPIEQVRSITDQMLASLEEKLSRTLPAPSGESDTVRREVQLGIQAYLDDMLNGVSSSVVIDNVDMDGRELRDIIAESQSRYLEPFDIALNERLREKYKQWEDHSIAVSRLRRDAPAHINGIYSAGMGAYLADVDRRLEELETAQEPQREPDPGEPSMPDAPQQLAESIVQLKQSLDALATVRGAQHQLQRLARTGTGSAAAAASFPTGERTAHRAPAATGN; encoded by the coding sequence ATGGAAAAGCTGTATGTCCCCATAGAGCAAGTACGTTCCATAACTGACCAGATGTTGGCCAGTCTAGAGGAGAAACTCTCGCGAACGCTTCCAGCTCCCTCAGGCGAAAGCGACACAGTACGACGCGAGGTCCAATTGGGGATCCAGGCGTACCTGGACGACATGCTCAACGGGGTATCGTCGTCTGTTGTCATTGACAACGTTGACATGGACGGACGCGAGTTGCGTGATATAATTGCAGAATCGCAGAGCCGATACTTGGAGCCCTTCGACATCGCTTTGAACGAGCGGTTACGGGAGAAATACAAGCAGTGGGAGGACCACTCCATTGCCGTGTCGCGTCTGCGCCGAGACGCTCCTGCCCACATCAACGGCATCTACTCTGCGGGCATGGGAGCGTACCTGGCCGACGTGGACCGCCGCCTCGAAGAGCTGGAGACCGCGCAAGAGCCCCAGCGGGAGCCCGACCCCGGGGAACCGAGCATGCCCGACGCCCCACAGCAGCTCGCCGAGAGCATCGTGCAGCTGAAACAGTCGCTGGACGCCCTGGCGACCGTCAGAGGCGCCCAGCACCAGCTGCAGCGGCTGGCCCGCACCGGCACTGGTAgcgccgccgccgccgccaGTTTCCCGACAGGTGAACGCACCGCGCACCGCGCGCCGGCCGCAACGGGAAATTGA